The genomic window CGCGCTTGGGCTCGAAGCGCTGTCACGCGGGGCGCGCCACGCCACCTTCGTCGAGTTGAACGCGCCCTCGCTCGCCGCGATCAAGGCCAACATCGCCGCGCTCGGGGCGGAGACCGTCACCACCATTCGTCGCGGGGATGCCATGCGCATCGCCGGCGCGCTCGAGCCCGGTGCCTTCGATCTGGCGTTGGCGGACCCGCCCTTCTCGGTGGACTATGCCGTCCGGCTCGCCGACCTCTGGCGCGAACGCCCCTTTGCACGGATTCTTGCTGTCGAACATCCACCGACGGTCACACTCCCTGGTGCCGACACGCGCCGCTGGGGCGACATCGCCGTCTCCTTCTTTCGGGCCCCATGACTCGCATCGCGATCTACCCTGGCTCGTTCGACCCGCCGACCCGAGGGCACGAGGATCTCATCC from Gemmatimonadota bacterium includes these protein-coding regions:
- the rsmD gene encoding 16S rRNA (guanine(966)-N(2))-methyltransferase RsmD — protein: MTRIVSGRWGGRRLQVPKDDRVRPTAERVREAWLAILGPELADANVLDLFAGSGALGLEALSRGARHATFVELNAPSLAAIKANIAALGAETVTTIRRGDAMRIAGALEPGAFDLALADPPFSVDYAVRLADLWRERPFARILAVEHPPTVTLPGADTRRWGDIAVSFFRAP